The sequence GTAATGTGCAGCGTACCATATTTAACATAATAGCTGGAACACCTTGACCATGGAAAAAGTCTACAACATCTGTTAAATTTGCCATATTCTCTTTTGTTACGGTACAAATCACATTATACCCATCATAACCTTTAAGTTTTTCCATAACTCTAAGGGTGTTTTCGTATACACTTTCTCCACTCCAGGTTTTACGGGTACGATCCGCTACTTCTTTTATTGGTGCATCAAGTGAAAGTCCTATTCCAACTCCATGTTTTACTAAAAATTCTATCGCTTCATCATCAAGTAAAACTCCATTTGTTTGAACTCCAAAGCGAAAATCATTTTTAAATTGTTCTATTGCAGGGAAAACTGCTTCTTTATTAAGTAAAGGCTCTGCACCATGGAAAATAATCTGTGGCAGCCGTCCTTCAGGCATCACTTTTTTAAAGTAATCACGGAGTTTAGTTAATGACTGTATTAATTGATCCTTAGTCATATCAACCCCAGATTTACGCATATCCTGAGGGATATAACAATAGGTGCAATTAAGATTACAGCGCGCTGTAGGATTCACATACACAGCATTTAAAGCTAATCCAAAACGGAGTTTTTGAATTTCATCTGCAAATCTATCAGCCTTTTGTTTATATGCATCAATAAAATCAGCATCAGCTAAAGTATCAGCTAAAGCACTTTTCTCTACTAATGACCAAAATGCAGTATCTGGCTCAATTAAAGCCACATAGTTAGGATGTTTGATGTCTACAGGAATTAAACTTGGTCCATTTCCTGAGTTAAGGGAAAGACCCCTAGAAGGGGCCTTAAATTCATGCTTTGAAACCATTATTTCTTAGCTCCTTTGTCCATTAGAATATAATGTGAAAGACCTGTACCTTCAGCTGAACAGCTTTTACGGGTAGCAATGATCTTAGATTGTCTTTTTTGATTTTTCATAATTTTCTCCTTTACTTCTAATAATAAATACTTAAATAAAACCAAATGACCTTTAATGTTAAAAAAATAATTCAAAGATTTTTAGATAATTACCTAAAAACGCAAAAAAGGAATTACAAGAATTCCTTAAAAATTTCAAATTATTTTTTTCATCTCATCTATCTCCTTTCTTGTGCTTCGCAAGAGTGAGTTGGTTGAACTAATTGGTATCCTGGCTTAGATTCATTGAATCAATACAGTTGCGGCACAGCCCCGGATTAACACCGGTGTTTCCCAATTTGTTCTTATTTATTTTTAAATATTATATCATATTGCCTATGTAAATTCATTACAGCTTTTAGATTATATTAAAAATAAAAAATAGTTTAGACAGGTTTTTCATCATTTTATTACTTTTCAGCCATTTTAAGTTTTCTTAAGAAAATTTCATAAAACCCTTATTACGCTTAATAGTTCTTTATATTTATAAATACAAATTATTTTTATTAAAAAAATAAAGCCTCGTTTTCTTCGAGGCTTTATCATCTATGATTTTATCTAAAAGCTAACTACATCTTGAAAAACCACAATTCTTACAGAGAACACATCCTTCACTGAATTCTAACATTTGACCACATTCAGGACATTCAGGACATATCCCTAAATCAGCCTTTGAGCTTTGTGAATAAGATATTTCACTATATTCTGCATCACCGTTTATAGATAAAGCACCTAAAGCTTTTTCAAGGTTGCGTTCTAATACTTTACTAATCGCATCTGAGCAGGAAAGTATTACCCCACCTTTTCCAACAGCCGGTGCAGGACATCTGATACCTTTTAATTGACCTATTATTGAGGTAATATCAACGCCTGCTCTTAAAGCAAGAGATATCATTCTTCCTGTAGCTTCAGCCTGACTGGTTGCACATCCACCGGACTTACCCATTCTGGCAAATACTTCACATAATCCTTCTTCATCAACATTAATAGTTACATAAAGAGGACCACAACCTGTTTGTATCTTATCAGTAAGACCGTATGTTAAATTAGGTCTTTGCCTTGGAGTAACAGCATTTTTTGCAGCAATTTCTGAATACTTAGCTTGATCACTTTCAGAAGATTGGTCTTTATTATCACCTTTAACCTCAATACTCATAGGCTGATAAGAACGACTATTATTTCTATAAACTGTTATTCCTTTTAAGTCTGACTTATAAGCAAGGTAATATGTTTCTGCAATTTCTTCTCGTGTTCCTTCTTCTGTGAAATTTACTGTCTTAGAAACAGCATTATCAGTGTGTAATTGAAAAGCTGCCTGCATTTTAACGTGCCATTCAGGAGTAATATCATGAGCAGTTACAAAAACCTCTTGCACATCTTCAGGAATACTTTCTATTCCATGAATTGTTCCTTTAGTAGCGATTTGCTTCATTAACTCTTCACTGTAGAAATCTTTTTCTTCGGCAACATCCTTGAATATAGGATTAACTTCAAGTAACTCAGTACCATCCATTACTTTTCTAACAAATGTCAATGCAAATAAAGGTTCAACACCACCAGAAGCTCCTGCTATCATACTAATTGTTCCAGTTGGAGCAATACATGTAGTTGTAGCATTTCTTATACCGAATTTTTGAATCTTTGCATCAAGTTCTTTCCAGTCTTCACCAGAAATAATGCCAGCGGATTTTCCTTTATATTTCTCATAGAGAAACTCATTCCCATCATAAATACTACCTTCAAAGTTAAGAAATTTACCTCTTTCCTGAGCAAGTTCTACTGATTTTACTTTGGAATGATAATCAATAAATTCCATAACCTGTCTTGCAAGTTGAGTACCTTCTTCAGCGTTATATGGAATATTCATAGCCATAAGAAGATCAGCCCAACCCATAACTCCAAGACCAATTTTTCTATTATTTCTAACCATTTCCTCAATTTGAGGTAACGGGAAGTTATTCATAGTAATTACGTTATCAAGGAAATGGGTAGATAATTTGGTTATATACTCTAATTTACCCCAATCCACTTCAGGCTGGTTTTCTTCATTATATTTAACCATTCTACCGAGGTTAATTGAGCCAAGATTACAAGCTTCATAAGGTAATAATGGGACTTCACCGCAGGGATTTGTAGATTCAATTTGGCCTAATTTAGGAGTTGGGTTATCAGCATTGATTCTATCAAGGAAAACAATACCAGGTTCACCATTCCTCCAAGCATGATCTACTATAACATCAAAAACTTCTTTAGCTTTAAGCTGTTTTACAGACTTTTTGGTATTAGGATGAATTAAATCATAATATTCATCGTGTAAAACGGCTTCCATAAATTCGTTGGTAATACCAACAGAAATATTAAAGTTATTTAATTTATGTCCTTCATATTTAGCATTAATGAATTCTAAAATATCAGGATGATCAATTCTTAAGATCGCCATATTAGCACCACGTCTTGTTCCACCCTGTTTTACAGCTTCAGTAGCAGCATTAAACACTTCGAGGAAAGATACAGGTCCGGAAGAAACACCCATTGTAGATCTTACAATATCATTTCTTGGTCTTAGCCTTGAAAATGAAAAACCTGTTCCACCACCACTTTTATGAATTAATGCTGTATTTTTTACTGCTTCAAAAATAGCATCAAGCGAGTCATCAATCGGTAAAACAAAGCAAGCTGAAAGCTGACCTAACTCTCTTCCGGCATTCATTAATGTCGGGCTGTTTGGCATGAAATAGAGATTTGTCATTAACTTATAAAAATCTTCAGCTATTTTGTTTATCTGTGTACCGTCTTTCCCATGGAAAGAATCTGCATCTGCAATTGTACGAGCTACTCTCCAAAACATATCTTCTGGCGCTTCTATAGGGATACCATCGTTGTCCCTTCTTAAGTATCTTTTTGCCAGGACCGTTCTTGCATTTTCAGTTAATGCGACTGCTTCAGATAAATACGATGTCACTTACTATTCTCCTCTTAAAAAATTGCTCCCCTTACAAATAAGATGTTTAACAAATATGTGTAGTACACAATAATAATATACACCAAGTCTAGTGTTAAATAAACCCCACCTCCAGCTTTGTTACACTATATATAGATTTTCATTCTAAATTATATATATGAGATTACTGTAGCATGGCGCACATTACTGTGTAGCATGCATGTTACAACATAAAATTATCAGATATAGTAAATTTTCGTAAAAACATTTTTACTACTTTTTTTTTAAAGGCAATCTCTATAAAAATATGGGTTTATGAATTCTTTACATAATGTAAGTATTTTTTACAATTGTACTTATATGTTTTCATGCCCAAAATTCATGCACCATGAGGATTTTCGATAATTGTTACATGTTTTTATTTAAGCTTTATTAACAAGAGTTAAGAAGATTTAAGAAAACTTTTTAAGCCCATGGATTCTGATATTTTGCATGATAGAGTATTTGCAATTCTAAAAATAAGTTAGATAGGGGAATACCCCTTTCTCTAAATCAAAGCTATGATTTAACTTAACATGAGTCACATGTTTCATTATTCATGTTGATCAAAAAAGGTTTTTAGTATCATTGTAAATATAGCGCTCTAGTTAGTTGGGGAAAACGGAGTAAATGAACAATACGGTAAATAACGTTAATAATATAAACGGCAAAGAAAATAAGAAAATATATAATCTCAAAGCAGAAAAATTAGTCCGTGAAGCAAGTGATAATTTCATATATTATAGAGACTGCGAAACAGC comes from Candidatus Melainabacteria bacterium RIFOXYA2_FULL_32_9 and encodes:
- a CDS encoding peptide-modifying radical SAM enzyme CbpB; the encoded protein is MPVDIKHPNYVALIEPDTAFWSLVEKSALADTLADADFIDAYKQKADRFADEIQKLRFGLALNAVYVNPTARCNLNCTYCYIPQDMRKSGVDMTKDQLIQSLTKLRDYFKKVMPEGRLPQIIFHGAEPLLNKEAVFPAIEQFKNDFRFGVQTNGVLLDDEAIEFLVKHGVGIGLSLDAPIKEVADRTRKTWSGESVYENTLRVMEKLKGYDGYNVICTVTKENMANLTDVVDFFHGQGVPAIMLNMVRCTLPPAREIKPDDHEVAEYFFKALNRTYELYKETGRKIVVANFANILVSILAPMARRLMCDISPCGGGRIFFALAPDGGMFPCSEFIGLPEFCGGNLFTDDIDEVLQTKEFKMVTERKVEDINPCNKCAIRHFCGSPCPAEAHEMHGDMKCTGAFCEFYEEQVRYAFRLIADGIAEDFLWQEWDKDTETIFDYQQLELAK
- a CDS encoding modified peptide precursor CbpA is translated as MKNQKRQSKIIATRKSCSAEGTGLSHYILMDKGAKK
- a CDS encoding ribonucleotide-diphosphate reductase subunit alpha (Catalyzes the rate-limiting step in dNTP synthesis): MTSYLSEAVALTENARTVLAKRYLRRDNDGIPIEAPEDMFWRVARTIADADSFHGKDGTQINKIAEDFYKLMTNLYFMPNSPTLMNAGRELGQLSACFVLPIDDSLDAIFEAVKNTALIHKSGGGTGFSFSRLRPRNDIVRSTMGVSSGPVSFLEVFNAATEAVKQGGTRRGANMAILRIDHPDILEFINAKYEGHKLNNFNISVGITNEFMEAVLHDEYYDLIHPNTKKSVKQLKAKEVFDVIVDHAWRNGEPGIVFLDRINADNPTPKLGQIESTNPCGEVPLLPYEACNLGSINLGRMVKYNEENQPEVDWGKLEYITKLSTHFLDNVITMNNFPLPQIEEMVRNNRKIGLGVMGWADLLMAMNIPYNAEEGTQLARQVMEFIDYHSKVKSVELAQERGKFLNFEGSIYDGNEFLYEKYKGKSAGIISGEDWKELDAKIQKFGIRNATTTCIAPTGTISMIAGASGGVEPLFALTFVRKVMDGTELLEVNPIFKDVAEEKDFYSEELMKQIATKGTIHGIESIPEDVQEVFVTAHDITPEWHVKMQAAFQLHTDNAVSKTVNFTEEGTREEIAETYYLAYKSDLKGITVYRNNSRSYQPMSIEVKGDNKDQSSESDQAKYSEIAAKNAVTPRQRPNLTYGLTDKIQTGCGPLYVTINVDEEGLCEVFARMGKSGGCATSQAEATGRMISLALRAGVDITSIIGQLKGIRCPAPAVGKGGVILSCSDAISKVLERNLEKALGALSINGDAEYSEISYSQSSKADLGICPECPECGQMLEFSEGCVLCKNCGFSRCS